A window from Henckelia pumila isolate YLH828 unplaced genomic scaffold, ASM3356847v2 CTG_466, whole genome shotgun sequence encodes these proteins:
- the LOC140872600 gene encoding heavy metal-associated isoprenylated plant protein 9 encodes MGEEEKKEQTSPEEKKEEKTGEEKKEEKKEEPKPDQSPVVLFVDLHCEGCAKKIQRYISKIKGVEEVTIEMAKNEVTIKGVVEAQAVCNMLSQRTKRRAKVLSPAEGEPVPEVVAPQVAGVNTVELTVNMHCQACSEQLKKRILKMKGVRTAETELSSSKVTVTGTMDADRLVDYVYRHTKKQAKIVPQPEPEKPPEEKPKPDEEKSKPEEEKKEEGKEKPAATADGEAPKPGENKDQPPQEEKKDDGVGAEQGGEDIQTSNVEEQSMHRMMYYYNYQPSYVIERIPAPQLFSDENPNACCIV; translated from the exons ATGGGCGAAGAAGAAAAAAAG GAACAAACTAGTCCAGAGGAGAAGAAAGAAGAGAAAACAGGGGAAGAGAAGAAAGAGGAGAAGAAGGAAGAGCCGAAACCTGATCAATCCCCTGTTGTTTTGTTCGTCGATTTGCATTGCGAGGGATGCGCGAAGAAAATCCAGCGGTACATTTCGAAAATCAAAG gAGTGGAGGAAGTGACGATTGAGATGGCTAAAAATGAAGTAACTATAAAGGGAGTTGTGGAGGCTCAAGCTGTGTGCAACATGCTCTCCCAGAGAACGAAGAGAAGGGCCAAAGTTTTGTCGCCCGCTGAAGGCGAACCTGTACCAGAAGTTGTTGCTCCACAG GTTGCGGGAGTGAATACTGTGGAACTGACTGTGAACATGCATTGCCAAGCCTGTTCAGAGCAGCTCAAGAAAAGGATTCTCAAAATGAAAG GTGTGAGAACAGCTGAGACAGAGTTGAGCTCGAGCAAAGTCACGGTAACGGGCACCATGGATGCCGATCGGCTCGTCGACTACGTCTACCGGCACACCAAGAAGCAAGCCAAGATTGTTCCCCAGCCGGAACCGGAGAAGCCGCCGGAAGAGAAACCGAAGCCGGACGAGGAGAAATCGAAGCCAGAAGAGGAGAAAAAAGAGGAAGGGAAAGAGAAACCAGCTGCCACTGCTGATGGGGAAGCGCCGAAGCCCGGAGAGAATAAGGACCAGCCGCCGCAAGAGGAGAAGAAGGACGACGGCGTGGGGGCGGAGCAAGGCGGAGAAGATATCCAAACTAGTAATGTGGAGGAGCAATCCATGCATAGAATGATGTATTATTATAATTACCAACCATCTTATGTGATTGAAAGAATTCCGGCTCCTCAGCTCTTTTCGGATGAGAATCCAAATGCATGCTGCATTGTATAA